One Papaver somniferum cultivar HN1 unplaced genomic scaffold, ASM357369v1 unplaced-scaffold_35, whole genome shotgun sequence DNA window includes the following coding sequences:
- the LOC113342159 gene encoding protein AE7-like 1 isoform X3, protein MTLGLINANPIVHAKKERVVRADLHQDCDDDAVDPLEIYDILLLLFSLLFWITFTPTIQHCSMATIIGLCLRVKLMRYFPPHFKVGL, encoded by the exons ATGACGCTAGGGTTGATAAATGCGAACCCAATCGTACACGCAAAGAAGGAAAGAGTTGTTCGAGCTGATCTTCATCAAGACTGTGATGATGATGCTGTTGATCCTCTTGAAATTTATGATATCCTACTCCTCCTCTTCTCGTTATTGTTTTG GATAACTTTCACCCCAACCATCCAACACTGTAGCATGGCAACTATTATTGGTCTATGTTTGAGAGTTAAACTGATGCGTTATTTCCCTCCACATTTCAAG GTGGGATTGTAA
- the LOC113342159 gene encoding protein AE7-like 1 isoform X1, with product MTLGLINANPIVHAKKERVVRADLHQDCDDDAVDPLEIYDILLLLFSLLFWITFTPTIQHCSMATIIGLCLRVKLMRYFPPHFKLDIKVTPGSHANEESGMYIVNTWLTT from the exons ATGACGCTAGGGTTGATAAATGCGAACCCAATCGTACACGCAAAGAAGGAAAGAGTTGTTCGAGCTGATCTTCATCAAGACTGTGATGATGATGCTGTTGATCCTCTTGAAATTTATGATATCCTACTCCTCCTCTTCTCGTTATTGTTTTG GATAACTTTCACCCCAACCATCCAACACTGTAGCATGGCAACTATTATTGGTCTATGTTTGAGAGTTAAACTGATGCGTTATTTCCCTCCACATTTCAAG CTTGACATAAAAGTGACTCCAGGATCCCATGCAAATGAGgaatcgggtatgtatatagttAACACTTGGTTAACCACTTAA
- the LOC113342159 gene encoding protein AE7-like 1 isoform X2 has product MTLGLINANPIVHAKKERVVRADLHQDCDDDAVDPLEIYDILLLLFSLLFWITFTPTIQHCSMATIIGLCLRVKLMRYFPPHFKVHVADAFMPTC; this is encoded by the exons ATGACGCTAGGGTTGATAAATGCGAACCCAATCGTACACGCAAAGAAGGAAAGAGTTGTTCGAGCTGATCTTCATCAAGACTGTGATGATGATGCTGTTGATCCTCTTGAAATTTATGATATCCTACTCCTCCTCTTCTCGTTATTGTTTTG GATAACTTTCACCCCAACCATCCAACACTGTAGCATGGCAACTATTATTGGTCTATGTTTGAGAGTTAAACTGATGCGTTATTTCCCTCCACATTTCAAG GTCCATGTTGCGGACGCTTTCATGCCTACTTGCTAA